A window of the Citrus sinensis cultivar Valencia sweet orange chromosome 9, DVS_A1.0, whole genome shotgun sequence genome harbors these coding sequences:
- the LOC127899820 gene encoding uncharacterized protein LOC127899820, translating into MSTNKERIERVEVEIGSLQDGMKHMELGLTDRLHCLEETMSKLVDSLSTSKGMPSHNNSDHAGSSQPSRGDSEGSRHQLASRLTKLECPRYSGDDPMEWYNRIMQFFEYQEATNEQKVSLASFHLEGGANQWWQWMRRTYQEEEKTVTWEIFVEELCARFGPTECKDYDEALSRVKQTRSLRDYQREFERLGNRVRGWTQKALVGTFMGGLNPKISKEIRMFWSKTLKEAINLARMKDDQLTRQRKLLRPQYLNSTPPAPTNNTHAQPTRPIKRPTWDEMQRRRAMGLCLNCNDRFTTGHKCTQPRLLLLESDTMNDETTYEGIPEVLCTEPDTREPTDPKIIFYALTGWAAPRIMRVTAKVGPYEIMVLIDSGSTPNFISSRMANMSRLPIIPTAGFSVRVANGETLSCKGKFEQVQVLLQEVPFTLTLYSLPITGLDMVLGVQWLEMLDSVVCNWKQLTMDFTWENKSCRLQGIGPQSIQTASLTKITKELRQGQSGFAICFHVNVEDSLNTTTPNMQDLLKEYNTLFQEPTKLPPRREIDHNITLIEGTEPVNVRPYRYAYFQKAEIEKQVQEMLNSGLIWPSTSAFSSPVLLVKKKDESWRFYTDYRSLNNATVKD; encoded by the coding sequence ATGTCAACCAACAAGGAACGCATAGAGCGTGTGGAAGTTGAGATCGGAAGCTTGCAAGATGGAATGAAGCATATGGAACTAGGGCTTACTGACAGATTGCACTGCCTAGAAGAAACAATGAGCAAACTGGTAGATTCACTTTCAACTTCAAAAGGGATGCCAAGTCATAACAATTCTGATCACGCTGGATCCTCACAGCCTAGCCGTGGAGATAGTGAAGGGAGCCGCCATCAGCTAGCATCAAGACTTACCAAACTGGAGTGTCCACGATATTCCGGCGACGACCCAATGGAGTGGTATAATAGGATCATGCAATTTTTCGAGTATCAGGAAGCAACCAACGAACAGAAAGTCTCCTTAGCTTCTTTTCACCTAGAAGGAGGGGCCAACCAATGGTGGCAGTGGATGCGACGAACTTAtcaagaagaggaaaagacaGTAACATGGGAAATTTTTGTAGAGGAGCTTTGTGCACGGTTTGGCCCTACTGAGTGCAAAGATTATGATGAGGCGTTGTCCAGGGTTAAGCAGACAAGGTCACTACGTGATTATCAGAGGGAATTCGAAAGGCTTGGGAACCGGGTACGAGGATGGACGCAAAAGGCCTTGGTCGGGACCTTTATGGGAGGATTGAATCcgaaaatttcaaaagaaattcGGATGTTTTGGTCCAAAACTTTAAAAGAAGCTATAAACCTCGCACGTATGAAGGATGATCAATTGACGCGACAAAGGAAGTTGCTGCGACCACAGTACCTCAACAGTACACCACCAGCACCAACAAACAATACCCATGCCCAACCAACGAGACCCATCAAACGGCCGACTTGGGACGAAATGCAGCGGCGTCGAGCAATGGGACTTTGCTTAAATTGCAACGATCGATTTACAACAGGTCATAAGTGCACCCAACCTCGGCTATTGCTCCTTGAAAGTGACACAATGAATGATGAAACTACATATGAGGGAATTCCTGAAGTCTTATGTACAGAACCTGACACTAGAGAGCCAACCGAtccaaaaatcattttctatgCCCTCACTGGATGGGCAGCCCCAAGAATCATGCGGGTCACGGCAAAGGTAGGACCATATGAGATTATGGTTCTGATCGATAGTGGTTCAACTCCCAATTTCATCAGCTCGCGAATGGCCAACATGTCACGGCTGCCAATCATTCCCACAGCAGGATTTTCGGTGCGCGTGGCAAATGGAGAAACGCTATCATGCAAGGGAAAATTCGAACAGGTTCAGGTATTATTACAAGAAGTTCCATTCACTTTGACTCTTTATTCACTTCCAATTACAGGGCTGGATATGGTGCTGGGAGTCCAGTGGCTTGAGATGCTAGACTCAGTGGTTTGCAACTGGAAACAACTTACCATGGATTTCACTTGGGAGAACAAAAGTTGCCGGTTACAAGGCATCGGGCCTCAATCAATCCAAACGGCATCCTTGACCAAAATTACCAAAGAGCTGAGACAAGGGCAGTCCGGTTTTGCCATTTGTTTCCATGTGAATGTAGAAGACTCTCTCAACACAACAACTCCAAATATGCAAGACTTGTTAAAGGAATACAACACTTTATTTCAAGAGCCAACAAAACTACCACCTAGACGAGAAATCGACCATAACATCACATTGATAGAGGGAACTGAGCCAGTCAACGTACGGCCATACCGCTACGCCTATTTCCAGAAAGCcgaaattgaaaaacaagtcCAGGAGATGCTGAATTCGGGACTCATTTGGCCTAGTACCAGTGCTTTTTCATCACCAGTACtacttgtaaaaaaaaaagatgaaagtTGGCGATTTTACACCGACTATCGGTCTCTCAATAACGCCACTGTTAAAGACTGA